One genomic region from Ralstonia pickettii DTP0602 encodes:
- a CDS encoding excinuclease ABC subunit A (K03701: uvrA; excinuclease ABC subunit A): MSSKQLIRIRGARQHNLKDVDLDLRPGEMTVVTGPSGSGKSSLVFDTLYAEGQRRYVETFSAYARQFLDRMDRPQVERVDGVPPAIAIDQTNPVRSSRSTVGTMTELNDHLKLLYARAAELFDKQTAQPVRHDSPETIYAELLARTAEGQPHHDARLIVTFPVELPESATDEEVQQWLSVSGYTRVQAQRVVQSPTGARKMLDVVADRFRIGNAEKVRVVEAIEASLKRGGGRVNIYVLTDGDDGPVWRFSTGLHSPDSDLRYADPQPALFSFNSAYGACETCRGFGRVIGVDLGLVIPDVRKTLRGGAIKPMQTPAWKECQDDLMRYAGKAGIPRDTPWAEMTEAERHWVIHGSPDWNGQWNKHWYGVMRFFNYLESKAYKMHIRVLLSKYRSYTPCETCGGARLKTESLLWRLGSKDNADAVLAPERRFLPRGVDWDRTQLQALRGLTVHDLMLLPIERIRRFFDDLTLPSAMLDDALKLLLAEVRTRLKYLCDVGLGYLTLDRQSRTLSGGEVQRINLTTALGTSLVNTLFVLDEPSIGLHPRDLNRIVEAMHRLRDAGNTLVVVEHDPSVMLAADRLIDMGPGPGERGGNIIFDGTPSAIRGAGTLTGDYLGGRRRVADASHWQRRPVDDKLPRIVLEGATQHNLQDVTVAIPLQRLVCVTGVSGSGKSTLLQDVLHPAMARHFGKATESPGAYRKLSGVELVDDVVFVDQSPIGKTARSNPASYVGAFDEIRKIFAKAPQALQRSYTAGTFSFNSGDGRCPTCGGSGFEHVEMQFLSDVYLRCPDCDGSRYRPEVLEVKIERAAPGQPPRLLSIADVLELTVSEAAACFAGDTAVLRVLQPIVDVGLEYVKLGQPVPTLSGGEAQRLKLAGFLAEAAQATPSRTRPSTMPRRLFMFDEPTTGLHFDDIAKLMRAFGKLLDGGHSLIVIEHNLDVIRAADWLVDLGPEGGDAGGRVVCTGTPEDVKGCAESHTGQALIHYDAALGEAGTLAAERAEIEGVPLQAALQARRARREIEGEDVVRIVNAHEHNLKSLSVDIPHGKFNVVTGVSGSGKSTLAFDILFHEGQRRYLESLNAYARSIVQPAGRPEVDAVYGIPPTVAIEQRLSRGGRKSTVATTSEVWHFLRLLYVKLGIQHCVHDGAPVTSQSPESIAAQLLRDHRGQHVGLLAPLVVNRKGVYTDLAKWAKARGNTHLRVDGEFLPVDPWPRLDRFREHTIELPVGDLVVTPENEGELRALLAQTLEAGKGVMHLLAPLDGLDHAMTNGGTAHVGEVKVFSTKRACPVCGTSYPELDPRMFSYNSKHGWCGTCVGTGLALTREQRAAYDDTVLVEDNRGREQSLPSEEQEPEGVGDTPCPDCHGTRLNPVARAVTFDENAIVEVAQWTVSETRRWVDGLRLTGRDAEIARDVVSEIGSRLQFLEEVGLGYLSLDRAAPSLSGGEAQRIRLAAQLGSNLQGVCYVLDEPTIGLHPRDNQILLDALRKLGDKGNTLVVVEHDEDTIRRADHIIDIGPGAGKRGGTLVAQGGVADLAAAPTSTTGQFLAHPIIHPLQARRTVRPGAAGKPADPPEWLTVHGASLHNLRNVNARIPLSRLVAITGVSGSGKSTLARDVLMTNLLDAVGRSVLSSPATRRARNAAKEEAKAAKPSARKQLNIEHNWHGCDAITGWESIDRVLEVDQTPIGKTPRSCPATYIGVWDTIRRLFADTLEARARGYTASRFSFNTGDGRCPACEGQGVRTIGMSFLPDVKVPCDVCHGQRFNPETLAVSWRGKNIGDVLTMEIDEAVAFFSAMSNIAHPLQLMKDVGLGYLTLGQPSPTLSGGEAQRIKLVTELSKVRDDITRRGQKAPHTLYVLDEPTVGLHMADVARLIRVLHRLTDGGHSVVVIEHDLDVIAEADWIIDLGPEGGAGGGTIVGAADPERLSRIAASHTGAALVPVLVRGKSAAGTPAEAGAVGIA; the protein is encoded by the coding sequence GTGTCGAGCAAGCAGCTAATCCGCATTCGCGGCGCCCGCCAGCACAACCTCAAGGATGTCGATCTCGACCTGCGCCCCGGCGAGATGACCGTGGTCACCGGGCCGTCCGGCTCGGGCAAATCCAGCCTGGTGTTCGACACGCTCTATGCCGAAGGTCAGCGCCGCTACGTCGAGACCTTCAGCGCCTACGCCCGCCAGTTCCTGGACCGCATGGACCGGCCCCAGGTGGAGCGCGTCGACGGCGTGCCGCCGGCCATCGCCATCGACCAGACCAACCCGGTGCGCAGCTCGCGCTCGACCGTGGGCACGATGACGGAGCTGAACGACCACCTGAAGCTGCTCTATGCCCGCGCGGCGGAACTGTTCGACAAGCAGACCGCGCAGCCGGTGCGCCATGACTCGCCGGAAACCATCTACGCCGAGCTACTGGCGCGCACGGCTGAAGGCCAGCCGCACCACGACGCGCGCCTGATCGTGACCTTCCCGGTCGAGCTGCCGGAATCGGCCACCGACGAGGAAGTCCAGCAGTGGCTCTCCGTCAGCGGCTATACCCGCGTGCAGGCGCAGCGCGTAGTGCAGTCGCCGACCGGCGCGCGCAAGATGCTCGACGTGGTGGCCGACCGCTTCCGCATCGGCAACGCCGAGAAGGTGCGCGTGGTGGAGGCCATCGAGGCCTCGCTCAAGCGCGGCGGCGGGCGCGTCAATATCTACGTGCTGACGGATGGCGATGACGGCCCCGTGTGGCGCTTCTCCACCGGCCTGCACAGCCCCGACAGCGACCTGCGCTATGCCGATCCACAGCCGGCGCTGTTCTCCTTCAACTCCGCCTACGGCGCCTGCGAGACCTGCCGCGGCTTCGGCCGCGTGATCGGCGTCGACCTCGGGCTGGTGATTCCCGATGTGCGCAAGACGCTGCGCGGCGGCGCGATCAAGCCGATGCAGACCCCGGCCTGGAAGGAGTGCCAGGACGACCTGATGCGCTACGCCGGCAAGGCCGGCATCCCGCGCGACACGCCGTGGGCCGAGATGACCGAGGCCGAGCGCCACTGGGTCATCCACGGCTCGCCGGACTGGAACGGCCAGTGGAACAAGCACTGGTACGGCGTGATGCGGTTCTTCAACTACCTGGAGTCGAAGGCCTACAAGATGCACATCCGTGTGCTGCTGTCCAAGTACCGCAGCTACACACCGTGCGAAACCTGCGGCGGCGCACGCCTGAAGACCGAATCGCTGCTGTGGCGCCTGGGATCGAAGGACAACGCCGACGCCGTGCTGGCGCCGGAACGCCGCTTCCTGCCGCGCGGCGTGGACTGGGACCGCACCCAACTGCAGGCGCTGCGGGGTTTGACCGTCCACGACCTGATGCTGCTGCCGATCGAACGCATCCGCCGTTTCTTCGACGACCTGACGCTGCCCAGCGCGATGCTGGACGATGCGCTCAAGCTGCTGCTGGCCGAAGTGCGCACGCGCCTGAAGTACCTGTGCGACGTGGGCCTGGGCTACCTGACGCTGGACCGCCAGAGCCGCACGCTGTCGGGCGGCGAGGTGCAGCGCATCAACTTGACCACGGCGCTCGGCACCTCGCTGGTCAATACGCTGTTCGTGCTGGACGAGCCCAGCATCGGCCTGCACCCGCGCGACCTGAACCGCATCGTCGAGGCCATGCACCGGCTGCGCGATGCCGGCAACACGCTGGTGGTGGTCGAGCACGACCCCTCGGTGATGCTGGCCGCCGACCGCCTGATCGACATGGGCCCGGGCCCGGGCGAGCGCGGCGGCAACATCATCTTCGACGGCACGCCGTCGGCTATCCGCGGCGCCGGCACGCTCACCGGCGACTACCTGGGCGGGCGCCGCCGCGTGGCCGATGCCTCGCACTGGCAGCGCCGCCCGGTGGACGACAAGCTGCCGCGCATCGTGCTGGAAGGCGCGACCCAGCACAACCTGCAGGACGTGACCGTAGCGATCCCGCTGCAGCGGCTGGTATGCGTGACCGGTGTCTCCGGCTCGGGCAAGTCCACGCTGCTGCAGGACGTGCTCCATCCCGCGATGGCGCGCCACTTCGGCAAGGCGACCGAATCGCCGGGCGCGTACCGCAAGCTGAGCGGTGTGGAACTGGTCGATGACGTGGTCTTTGTCGACCAGTCGCCGATTGGCAAGACCGCGCGTTCCAACCCCGCCAGCTACGTCGGCGCGTTCGATGAAATTCGCAAGATTTTTGCCAAGGCGCCGCAGGCGCTGCAGCGCAGCTATACCGCGGGCACCTTCAGCTTCAACTCCGGCGACGGGCGCTGCCCGACCTGTGGCGGCTCGGGCTTCGAACACGTCGAGATGCAGTTCCTCAGCGACGTCTACCTGCGCTGCCCGGACTGCGACGGCAGCCGCTACCGCCCCGAAGTGCTGGAGGTGAAGATCGAGCGCGCCGCGCCCGGCCAGCCGCCGCGCTTGCTCAGCATCGCCGACGTGCTGGAGCTGACCGTCAGCGAGGCCGCGGCCTGCTTTGCCGGCGATACGGCCGTGCTGCGCGTGCTGCAGCCCATCGTCGACGTCGGCCTGGAATACGTGAAGCTGGGCCAGCCGGTGCCGACGCTGTCGGGCGGCGAGGCGCAGCGCCTGAAGCTCGCCGGCTTCCTCGCCGAAGCCGCGCAAGCAACGCCATCCAGGACCCGCCCCAGCACCATGCCGCGCCGGCTCTTCATGTTCGACGAGCCCACCACGGGCCTGCACTTCGACGATATCGCCAAGCTGATGCGCGCCTTCGGCAAGCTGCTGGACGGCGGGCATTCGCTGATCGTGATCGAGCACAACCTCGACGTGATCCGCGCGGCCGACTGGCTGGTCGACCTCGGCCCGGAAGGCGGCGATGCCGGCGGGCGCGTGGTCTGCACCGGCACGCCGGAAGACGTGAAGGGTTGCGCCGAATCGCATACCGGCCAGGCGCTGATCCACTATGACGCCGCGCTGGGTGAAGCCGGCACGCTGGCCGCGGAGCGCGCCGAGATCGAAGGCGTGCCGCTGCAGGCCGCCTTGCAGGCACGCCGCGCGCGCCGCGAGATCGAGGGCGAGGACGTGGTGCGCATCGTCAATGCGCACGAGCACAACCTGAAGTCGCTCAGCGTCGATATCCCGCACGGCAAGTTCAACGTGGTCACCGGCGTGTCCGGCTCGGGCAAGTCGACGCTGGCGTTCGACATCCTGTTCCACGAGGGCCAGCGCCGCTACCTGGAATCGCTCAACGCGTATGCGCGCTCGATCGTGCAGCCGGCGGGCCGGCCCGAGGTCGACGCGGTCTACGGCATCCCGCCCACGGTGGCGATCGAGCAGCGCCTGTCGCGCGGCGGCCGCAAGAGTACGGTGGCGACGACGTCCGAAGTCTGGCACTTCCTGCGCCTGCTGTACGTCAAGCTGGGCATCCAGCACTGCGTGCATGACGGTGCGCCGGTGACCTCGCAAAGCCCGGAATCGATCGCCGCGCAGTTGCTGCGCGACCATCGCGGCCAGCATGTGGGACTGCTGGCCCCGCTGGTGGTGAATCGCAAGGGCGTTTATACGGATCTCGCCAAGTGGGCCAAGGCGCGTGGCAACACGCACCTGCGCGTCGATGGCGAATTCCTGCCGGTCGACCCGTGGCCGCGCCTCGATCGTTTCCGTGAGCACACCATCGAGCTGCCTGTCGGCGACCTGGTGGTCACGCCGGAGAATGAAGGTGAGCTGCGCGCGCTGCTGGCGCAGACGCTGGAAGCCGGCAAGGGCGTGATGCACCTGCTGGCGCCGCTCGACGGCCTGGACCATGCCATGACCAACGGCGGCACCGCGCACGTGGGCGAGGTCAAGGTGTTCTCGACCAAGCGCGCCTGCCCGGTATGCGGCACCAGCTACCCCGAGCTGGATCCGCGCATGTTCTCGTACAACAGCAAGCACGGCTGGTGTGGCACCTGCGTCGGCACCGGGCTGGCGCTCACGCGCGAGCAGCGCGCGGCCTACGACGACACCGTGCTGGTCGAAGACAACCGCGGCCGCGAGCAGAGCCTGCCGTCCGAGGAGCAGGAACCCGAAGGCGTGGGCGACACGCCGTGCCCGGACTGCCACGGCACGCGCCTGAACCCGGTCGCACGCGCGGTGACGTTCGACGAGAACGCCATCGTCGAGGTGGCGCAGTGGACCGTGTCCGAGACGCGCCGCTGGGTCGATGGCCTGCGCCTGACCGGGCGCGATGCCGAGATCGCCCGCGACGTGGTCAGCGAGATCGGCAGCCGCCTGCAGTTCCTGGAAGAAGTGGGGCTGGGTTACCTCAGCCTGGACCGCGCCGCCCCCAGCCTGTCGGGCGGCGAGGCCCAGCGCATCCGCCTGGCCGCGCAGCTCGGCAGCAACCTGCAAGGCGTCTGCTACGTGCTGGACGAGCCCACCATCGGCCTGCATCCGCGCGACAACCAGATCCTGCTGGACGCGCTGCGCAAGCTCGGCGACAAGGGCAATACGCTGGTGGTGGTCGAGCATGACGAAGACACCATCCGTCGCGCCGACCATATCATCGACATCGGCCCCGGCGCCGGCAAGCGCGGCGGCACGCTGGTGGCACAGGGCGGCGTGGCCGACCTGGCCGCGGCGCCCACGTCCACCACCGGCCAGTTCCTGGCGCATCCGATCATCCACCCGCTGCAGGCCAGGCGCACGGTCAGGCCGGGCGCCGCCGGCAAGCCGGCCGATCCGCCGGAATGGCTGACCGTGCATGGCGCGTCGCTGCACAACCTGCGCAACGTCAACGCGCGTATTCCGCTGTCGCGGCTGGTGGCGATCACCGGCGTGTCGGGCTCCGGCAAGTCCACGCTGGCGCGCGACGTGCTGATGACCAACCTGCTCGATGCGGTGGGCCGGTCGGTGCTGTCGTCGCCGGCCACGCGCCGCGCGCGCAATGCCGCGAAGGAAGAGGCCAAGGCGGCGAAACCATCGGCGAGGAAGCAGCTCAACATCGAACACAACTGGCATGGCTGCGACGCCATCACCGGCTGGGAGTCGATCGACCGCGTGCTCGAAGTCGACCAGACCCCGATCGGCAAGACCCCGCGCTCGTGCCCTGCGACGTACATCGGCGTGTGGGACACCATCCGCCGGCTCTTTGCCGATACGCTGGAAGCGCGCGCCCGCGGCTACACCGCCTCGCGCTTCTCGTTCAACACCGGCGACGGCCGCTGCCCGGCGTGCGAAGGGCAGGGCGTGCGCACCATCGGCATGAGCTTCCTGCCGGACGTGAAGGTGCCGTGCGACGTCTGCCACGGCCAGCGCTTCAACCCGGAGACGCTGGCCGTCTCCTGGCGCGGCAAGAATATCGGCGACGTGCTGACGATGGAGATCGACGAGGCAGTGGCGTTCTTCTCCGCGATGTCGAACATCGCCCATCCTCTGCAGTTGATGAAGGACGTGGGCCTGGGCTACCTGACGCTGGGCCAGCCCTCGCCGACGCTGTCCGGCGGCGAGGCGCAGCGCATCAAGCTGGTGACCGAGCTGAGCAAGGTGCGCGACGACATCACCCGCCGCGGCCAGAAGGCGCCACACACGCTGTACGTGCTGGACGAGCCCACCGTGGGCCTGCACATGGCCGACGTGGCGCGCCTGATCCGCGTGCTGCACCGGCTCACCGATGGCGGCCACAGCGTGGTGGTGATTGAGCATGACCTCGACGTGATTGCCGAGGCCGACTGGATCATCGACCTGGGACCGGAAGGCGGGGCGGGTGGCGGCACCATCGTCGGTGCGGCCGATCCGGAGCGGCTGTCGCGCATTGCGGCCAGCCATACCGGGGCCGCGCTGGTGCCGGTGCTGGTGCGCGGCAAGTCGGCGGCGGGCACGCCGGCGGAGGCGGGCGCAGTGGGCATCGCGTAG
- a CDS encoding GTP cyclohydrolase (K01497: ribA, RIB1; GTP cyclohydrolase II [EC:3.5.4.25]) yields MNDTEIELIDSARLPTRFGDFTAHAFKGAHSGIEHLALSVGDVSGENVLIRLHSECLTGDVFGSCRCDCGPQLELAMEKIAAEGRGILLYLRGHEGRGIGLAEKIRAYRLQDGGLDTVDANLALGQAIDARNYAFAADLLHQWGVTSVRLMSNNPLKAAALEKAGIKVVEQMRHIVPSNAENEKYLATKRTRMGHLLD; encoded by the coding sequence ATGAACGACACAGAAATTGAGCTGATCGATTCGGCGCGCCTGCCGACCCGGTTTGGCGACTTCACGGCGCACGCATTCAAGGGCGCCCATTCAGGCATCGAGCATCTCGCGCTTAGCGTGGGAGACGTGTCGGGCGAGAACGTCCTGATCCGCCTGCATTCCGAATGCCTGACCGGAGACGTCTTCGGCTCCTGCCGCTGCGACTGCGGTCCGCAGCTCGAGCTTGCCATGGAGAAGATTGCCGCCGAAGGCCGCGGCATCCTGCTGTACCTGCGCGGCCATGAGGGCCGCGGCATCGGCCTGGCCGAGAAGATCCGCGCCTATCGGCTGCAGGACGGCGGGCTGGACACGGTCGACGCCAACCTGGCCCTCGGGCAGGCGATCGACGCACGCAACTACGCCTTTGCCGCCGACCTGCTGCACCAGTGGGGCGTCACCTCCGTGCGGCTGATGAGCAACAATCCGCTCAAGGCCGCCGCGCTGGAGAAGGCCGGCATCAAGGTGGTCGAGCAGATGCGCCACATCGTGCCGTCCAATGCCGAGAACGAAAAATACCTGGCGACCAAACGTACCCGCATGGGGCATTTGCTCGACTGA
- a CDS encoding hypothetical protein (K07334: higA; proteic killer suppression protein), with the protein MWRHRQGDFIRQRCRFVAQFWLFTIYRLPIYDMIQSFRCSDTAELFAGRCVPRFANIRAVAFRKLLMLHEALTLELLCSPPANRLELLGGDRKGRYSIRINSICFIWTHDGPAAVEIVDYH; encoded by the coding sequence GTGTGGCGGCATCGGCAAGGCGATTTCATCCGGCAAAGGTGCAGATTCGTCGCGCAATTTTGGCTTTTTACTATTTATCGATTACCGATATACGATATGATTCAGTCATTCAGGTGTTCGGATACCGCTGAACTTTTCGCAGGCCGCTGTGTACCTCGCTTTGCCAATATCCGCGCCGTAGCTTTCCGCAAACTGCTTATGCTCCACGAGGCACTGACGCTGGAATTGCTGTGTTCACCACCGGCCAACCGGCTCGAACTGCTCGGCGGCGATCGCAAAGGCCGCTACAGCATCCGCATCAACAGCATCTGCTTTATCTGGACACATGACGGCCCCGCGGCCGTCGAGATTGTCGACTACCACTGA
- a CDS encoding virulence factor, translated as MARFEDGMPPIHPGEILREEFLVPLGMSANALALALHVTAARINDIVREQRGITPDTALRLARYFGGDARSWMNMQLNYDLKVAQRDHGERIAAQVVPRDGATHPGQSTTDR; from the coding sequence ATGGCTCGCTTCGAAGACGGCATGCCCCCGATCCATCCGGGCGAAATCCTGCGCGAGGAATTCCTTGTGCCGCTGGGCATGAGCGCCAATGCACTGGCCCTGGCGTTGCATGTGACCGCGGCACGCATCAACGACATCGTGCGTGAGCAGCGCGGCATCACACCCGATACCGCGCTGCGCCTCGCGCGCTATTTTGGCGGCGATGCGCGCTCGTGGATGAATATGCAGCTGAACTATGACCTGAAGGTGGCACAGCGCGACCACGGAGAGCGGATTGCGGCGCAGGTAGTGCCACGGGACGGGGCGACCCATCCTGGCCAATCGACCACGGACAGGTAA